In Ancalomicrobiaceae bacterium S20, the following proteins share a genomic window:
- a CDS encoding cytochrome P450 has product MPAARLSERPSSRCDRGRRARSPASPIAARHSRPRRPDHTSNRHLAGARPTGHLATMSDHLPLPRVRQAPTDPAFYANPYPTYAAMRGAGDLVFWEDYGFWCAAGYERVSALLRDRRFGREITHVATRAELGWPEIPEHLAPFYAFEAHSMLEREPPTHTRLRGLVNRAFVSRAIDRLKPTIAAIVDAALDRMIARRGQATTHDQRAGEPASGLGFAAAATGLVGAEAVDLVEAFATPVPVETICALLGVDVRLAPQMLAWSHAMVGMYQFGRTRAEEDAAVAATLAFSELMRGIIDARRGAPGDDLLSDLIAAADGSDRLSEDELITTAILLLNAGHEATVHAIANAVPLILSVEPERRPALFRDDDATERTVEECLRYDPPLHLFTRYALDDVEIGPVRFRRGDRVGLLLAAANRDPDRWTIPDCFDPDRPVQPHASFGAGIHFCVGAALARAEIGIALPRLIDRMPRLALVCDPVRRDAYHFNGYDRLAVTW; this is encoded by the coding sequence GTGCCGGCGGCTCGGCTGTCGGAGCGCCCTAGCTCGCGCTGCGATCGAGGGCGCCGGGCGCGCTCTCCCGCAAGCCCGATCGCGGCGCGCCACTCGAGGCCACGGCGGCCGGATCACACGTCGAACCGGCATCTTGCCGGCGCGCGGCCGACCGGGCACCTTGCGACCATGTCCGATCACCTGCCTCTGCCCCGCGTCCGGCAAGCGCCGACCGATCCCGCTTTTTATGCGAACCCGTATCCGACCTACGCGGCCATGCGCGGGGCCGGCGATCTCGTCTTCTGGGAAGACTACGGCTTCTGGTGCGCGGCCGGCTACGAGCGCGTCTCGGCGCTGCTGCGCGATCGCCGTTTCGGCCGCGAGATCACGCATGTCGCGACCCGCGCAGAGCTCGGCTGGCCGGAGATCCCGGAGCATCTGGCCCCATTCTACGCCTTTGAGGCGCACTCCATGCTCGAACGGGAGCCGCCGACACACACGCGCCTGCGCGGCCTCGTGAACCGGGCCTTCGTGAGCCGGGCGATCGATCGGCTGAAGCCGACGATCGCGGCGATCGTCGACGCCGCGCTCGACCGGATGATCGCGCGGCGCGGGCAGGCCACGACCCATGATCAACGAGCGGGCGAGCCTGCCTCCGGACTGGGGTTCGCGGCTGCAGCGACCGGGCTTGTGGGCGCGGAGGCTGTCGATCTCGTTGAAGCTTTCGCCACACCGGTGCCGGTCGAGACCATCTGCGCGCTGCTCGGCGTCGACGTCCGGCTTGCGCCGCAGATGCTGGCCTGGAGCCACGCGATGGTCGGCATGTACCAGTTCGGCCGGACCCGCGCGGAAGAGGACGCCGCCGTCGCCGCGACGCTCGCCTTCTCGGAGCTCATGCGGGGCATCATCGACGCGCGGCGCGGGGCGCCCGGCGACGACCTGCTCTCCGACCTGATCGCTGCCGCCGACGGGAGTGACCGGCTGAGCGAGGACGAACTGATCACGACGGCGATCCTGCTGCTCAATGCCGGGCACGAGGCGACCGTGCATGCGATCGCCAATGCGGTGCCGTTGATCCTGTCGGTCGAACCGGAGCGCCGGCCGGCGCTGTTCCGGGACGACGACGCGACCGAGCGCACAGTGGAGGAATGTCTCCGTTACGATCCGCCGCTGCATCTCTTCACCCGCTACGCGCTCGACGATGTCGAGATCGGGCCCGTGCGCTTCCGACGCGGCGATCGGGTCGGCCTGCTGCTCGCCGCCGCAAACCGGGATCCGGATCGCTGGACGATTCCTGACTGCTTCGATCCGGACCGGCCGGTGCAGCCGCACGCGAGTTTTGGGGCGGGCATCCATTTCTGCGTCGGCGCGGCGCTCGCCCGCGCCGAGATCGGCATCGCGTTGCCCCGGTTGATCGACCGCATGCCCAGGCTTGCGCTCGTGTGCGACCCCGTTCGTCGCGACGCCTATCACTTCAACGGCTACGACCGGCTCGCCGTGACCTGGTGA
- a CDS encoding EAL domain-containing protein yields the protein MTERQRGLERASYLAHHDGLTGLANRAAFSDRLEGALAEGRAVDLIMFDLDRFKQVNDLHGHAAGDRLLAAIAARIGPVVAGRGLAARLGGDEFAILLDPALAPGALDTVAEQIAAEVRRPMSFEGQRIDVGISGGVARAPDDAVEAEGLIRCADLALYEVKNLRLNAIRRFAQRMVAPTDVRRRLEQDLAGAVAEDRLTLDYQPVVDLTSGATAAVEALLRWRHPLHGAVPAETIVRVAEETGTIGALTEWVLRAGTLAAAGLPDNVGLTINVSAAQLALPTFPHLLVSAIAGAGLAPGRLCLEVAATCLDDAAARRGLSTATGLGVRIAIDRFDGRVALAGITEDVGVSAVKLDRALIADIDADPNGRTLLRSVVELARTAGLSTIAVGVEADAEMRAAVEAGCVCAQGFHVAPPMSFEALAERLGCRNAAVAPVASPRQIDVSLRELFPDTTLPERARAEAAVAITTVA from the coding sequence GTGACCGAGCGCCAGCGCGGCCTCGAGCGCGCCAGCTATCTCGCCCATCATGATGGCCTGACGGGGCTCGCCAATCGCGCCGCCTTCTCCGATCGCCTCGAAGGCGCCCTGGCCGAGGGCCGTGCCGTCGACCTGATCATGTTCGACCTCGACCGGTTCAAGCAGGTCAACGACCTCCACGGCCATGCGGCGGGTGATCGGCTGCTCGCCGCCATCGCCGCCCGGATCGGGCCGGTCGTGGCCGGGCGCGGTCTTGCGGCGCGCCTCGGCGGTGACGAGTTCGCAATCCTGCTCGATCCCGCGCTCGCGCCGGGCGCGCTCGACACTGTCGCCGAGCAGATCGCCGCGGAAGTGAGACGACCGATGTCCTTCGAGGGGCAGAGGATCGATGTCGGGATCAGTGGCGGCGTCGCGCGTGCCCCCGACGATGCGGTCGAAGCCGAGGGGCTGATCCGCTGTGCCGATCTCGCCCTCTACGAGGTCAAAAACCTGCGCCTCAACGCGATCCGCCGCTTCGCCCAGCGCATGGTCGCGCCCACCGATGTCCGACGCAGGCTGGAGCAGGACCTCGCAGGAGCCGTCGCTGAGGATCGCCTCACCCTCGACTATCAGCCTGTCGTCGACCTGACCTCGGGCGCCACGGCCGCCGTGGAGGCGTTGCTGCGCTGGCGGCACCCACTGCACGGCGCGGTGCCGGCCGAGACGATCGTGCGCGTCGCGGAGGAGACCGGAACGATCGGGGCCCTGACCGAATGGGTGCTGCGCGCCGGGACGCTCGCCGCGGCTGGCCTGCCGGACAACGTGGGGCTGACGATCAATGTCTCCGCAGCGCAATTGGCCCTGCCCACGTTTCCGCATCTGCTCGTCTCGGCAATCGCGGGCGCCGGCCTCGCGCCGGGCCGCCTCTGCCTCGAAGTCGCCGCGACGTGCCTAGACGACGCCGCGGCCCGTCGTGGCCTTTCGACCGCGACCGGCTTGGGCGTTCGCATCGCGATCGACCGGTTCGACGGCCGGGTCGCCCTCGCCGGGATCACCGAGGATGTCGGGGTCTCGGCCGTCAAGCTCGACCGGGCGCTGATCGCCGATATCGATGCGGATCCGAACGGTCGGACCCTGCTCCGATCCGTCGTCGAACTGGCACGAACCGCAGGGCTCTCGACCATCGCCGTCGGCGTCGAGGCGGATGCAGAAATGCGAGCCGCCGTCGAGGCGGGCTGCGTTTGCGCCCAAGGGTTCCACGTCGCGCCGCCCATGAGCTTCGAGGCCTTGGCCGAACGACTGGGATGTCGGAACGCGGCCGTTGCGCCGGTCGCGTCACCGCGACAGATCGATGTGTCCCTGAGGGAGCTGTTTCCTGATACGACGCTCCCCGAGCGCGCGCGCGCCGAAGCCGCTGTTGCGATCACCACCGTCGCCTGA
- a CDS encoding PAS-domain containing protein codes for MSARRFGLSVRLPLVALAATLAGIAMAFASAALPWSGSRDHSLTQTVALDVVAIRAEMARHGWPLPRSASTTLDRLVIEMEDAVRGRSLPAEAGNAVLRLRNALSEEEARTALDRAEEVLGAEVTSAQAARPATLDGWIPALGGLLVGVAATAAWLLERRSHRRTLQTLSDLDARYLRLRPEFAALERTSMRLDAANRELGIENQRLREREATLALRNTLAVDAMEAMHEGLATFDATGRMVLSNRRFAAMYRLPKALAAQGTSARTLLRHWLRSGIFAARGASDAPRLVARGTAAAGPTSSGSPTAGSWRSTSNGRPMVGGSQPMRM; via the coding sequence ATGAGCGCTCGGCGTTTCGGCCTGTCGGTGCGATTGCCGCTGGTCGCCCTCGCGGCGACGCTGGCAGGCATTGCCATGGCGTTCGCCTCGGCGGCGCTCCCATGGTCTGGATCGCGCGACCATTCTTTGACACAGACCGTTGCTCTGGACGTGGTGGCGATCCGGGCGGAGATGGCCCGGCACGGTTGGCCGCTGCCCCGTTCGGCCTCAACCACGCTCGATCGTCTTGTCATTGAGATGGAAGACGCGGTTCGCGGCCGATCGTTGCCAGCGGAGGCCGGCAATGCGGTCCTGCGCCTGCGCAACGCTCTATCGGAGGAGGAAGCGCGTACGGCCCTCGACCGCGCCGAGGAAGTGCTGGGCGCCGAGGTGACGTCGGCCCAGGCGGCGCGACCCGCGACCCTGGATGGCTGGATCCCGGCGCTCGGGGGTCTTTTGGTCGGCGTTGCTGCGACAGCAGCGTGGCTCCTCGAGCGGCGGTCGCATCGCCGGACGCTCCAAACACTCTCCGATCTCGATGCGAGGTATCTCCGCCTGCGGCCCGAGTTTGCCGCTCTCGAGCGCACCTCGATGCGCCTCGACGCGGCCAACCGAGAACTCGGCATCGAGAACCAGCGACTGCGCGAACGCGAAGCGACATTGGCATTGCGCAATACCTTGGCGGTCGATGCGATGGAGGCCATGCACGAGGGCTTGGCAACGTTCGACGCGACCGGACGCATGGTACTGTCGAACCGACGGTTCGCCGCGATGTACCGCCTACCGAAGGCGCTCGCGGCTCAGGGCACGTCCGCCCGGACGCTCCTGCGACACTGGCTGCGTTCCGGCATTTTCGCGGCGCGGGGCGCCTCCGACGCGCCCCGGCTGGTTGCGCGGGGAACGGCGGCGGCCGGACCTACGTCGTCCGGCTCGCCGACGGCCGGATCCTGGAGGTCAACATCGAACGGAAGGCCGATGGTGGGCGGGTCACAACCCATGAGGATGTGA
- a CDS encoding pseudouridine-5'-phosphate glycosidase encodes MDKDWLAFSTEVASARTQGRPVVALESTIISHGLPWPRNLEIARTLEATVRTAGATPATIAVLDGRVRIGLDDADLERLARASSVMKLSRADLAFAVSTGRPGATTVAATMIAAAAAGISVFATGGIGGVHRGAETSFDISADLHEFAKSDVVVVSAGAKAILDLPKTLEVLETLGVPVVGWGTDRFPAFWSRDSGLSCPLSVEDAEDVARFVSARRALGLSGGILVANPVAVEAEIAREEVEGWIARALDEATSRGISGKAVTPFLLGRIVELSGGRSLETNRSLVIGNAAVAAQIAIALTATEDGSIRA; translated from the coding sequence GTGGATAAGGACTGGCTCGCGTTTTCGACAGAGGTCGCATCGGCACGAACGCAAGGGCGTCCGGTGGTTGCGCTAGAGTCGACAATCATATCGCACGGCCTGCCCTGGCCGCGGAACCTGGAAATAGCCCGAACGCTCGAGGCGACGGTTCGCACCGCGGGCGCGACGCCCGCAACGATCGCGGTGCTCGACGGACGGGTGCGGATCGGGCTAGACGATGCCGATCTGGAACGGCTGGCGCGTGCGTCTTCGGTCATGAAGCTGTCGCGAGCCGATCTGGCTTTTGCCGTGTCCACCGGACGCCCCGGTGCCACGACGGTGGCGGCGACCATGATCGCCGCCGCGGCCGCGGGAATCAGCGTATTCGCGACAGGCGGCATCGGCGGCGTGCATCGCGGCGCCGAAACGAGCTTCGATATTTCGGCCGATCTTCACGAGTTCGCCAAGAGTGATGTCGTCGTCGTGTCCGCCGGCGCCAAGGCGATTCTCGACCTGCCCAAGACGCTCGAAGTGTTGGAGACGCTGGGCGTTCCCGTGGTCGGCTGGGGCACCGATCGGTTTCCGGCATTCTGGTCCCGTGACAGCGGCCTTTCCTGTCCCTTGTCGGTCGAAGATGCCGAGGACGTCGCACGCTTTGTTTCGGCCCGTCGCGCCTTGGGCTTGTCCGGAGGGATCCTGGTTGCCAACCCGGTCGCCGTCGAGGCCGAGATCGCTCGGGAGGAGGTCGAGGGCTGGATCGCACGGGCGCTCGACGAGGCGACGAGCCGCGGCATCTCCGGCAAGGCCGTGACGCCGTTCCTGCTCGGCCGAATCGTGGAGCTTTCGGGCGGCCGCTCGCTCGAGACCAACCGGTCGCTGGTGATCGGTAACGCCGCGGTCGCAGCGCAGATCGCGATTGCCTTGACCGCGACGGAGGACGGTTCGATCCGGGCGTGA
- the recA gene encoding recombinase RecA, producing the protein MAQATLRLVEGDGMDKTKALDAALAQIERNFGKGSIMRLGQGKVVEVETVPTGSLGLDIALGIGGLPRGRIVEIYGPESSGKTTLALHCVAEAQKKGGVCAFVDAEHALDPIYARKLGVNLDDLLISQPDAGEQALEISDTLVRSGAVDVLVIDSVAALTPKAELEGEMGDSLPGLQARLMSQALRKLTASISKSRTMVIFINQIRQKIGVMFGNPETTTGGNALKFYASVRLDIRRIGAIKDKDEITGNQTRVKVVKNKLAPPFKEVEFDIMYGEGISKVGELIDLGVKAGVVEKAGSWFSFESQRIGQGRENAKQFLKDNPDVARRIELSLRQNAGLIADKIIPTGTAEDEDGPVTGD; encoded by the coding sequence ATGGCTCAGGCGACACTCCGCCTCGTCGAAGGGGACGGCATGGACAAGACGAAGGCGTTGGACGCCGCACTCGCGCAGATCGAGCGGAACTTCGGCAAGGGCTCGATCATGCGCCTCGGGCAGGGCAAGGTCGTCGAGGTCGAGACTGTGCCGACCGGATCGCTCGGCCTCGACATCGCGCTCGGGATCGGCGGTCTGCCGAGGGGGCGCATCGTCGAAATCTACGGACCGGAGTCGTCGGGCAAGACGACGCTCGCGCTGCATTGCGTCGCTGAGGCGCAGAAGAAGGGTGGTGTGTGTGCCTTCGTCGATGCCGAGCACGCGCTTGATCCGATCTACGCGCGCAAGCTCGGGGTCAATCTCGACGATCTGCTGATTTCCCAGCCGGATGCGGGTGAACAGGCGCTCGAGATCTCGGACACGCTGGTGCGGTCCGGAGCGGTCGACGTGCTGGTCATTGATTCGGTTGCGGCGCTGACGCCCAAGGCGGAGTTGGAAGGCGAGATGGGCGACTCGCTCCCCGGTCTCCAGGCCCGTCTGATGAGCCAAGCGCTCCGCAAGCTGACCGCTTCGATTTCGAAGTCTCGGACGATGGTGATCTTCATCAACCAGATCCGGCAGAAGATCGGCGTGATGTTCGGTAATCCGGAGACGACGACCGGCGGCAACGCGCTCAAGTTCTATGCGTCGGTGCGTCTCGACATCCGTCGTATCGGCGCGATCAAGGACAAGGATGAGATCACCGGCAACCAGACGCGCGTCAAGGTGGTCAAGAACAAACTGGCGCCGCCGTTCAAGGAAGTCGAGTTCGACATCATGTACGGCGAGGGCATCTCGAAGGTCGGCGAGCTGATCGATCTCGGCGTCAAGGCTGGCGTGGTCGAGAAGGCGGGATCCTGGTTCTCCTTCGAGAGTCAGCGTATTGGCCAGGGGCGCGAGAACGCGAAACAGTTTTTGAAGGACAATCCGGACGTTGCCCGTCGCATCGAGCTGTCCTTGCGGCAGAATGCCGGCCTGATCGCGGACAAGATCATACCGACCGGCACGGCCGAGGACGAGGACGGACCGGTGACGGGCGATTGA
- the alaS gene encoding alanine--tRNA ligase, giving the protein MSGVNDIRATFLDYFAKAGHAVVPSSPLVPRNDPTLMFANSGMVQFKNLFTGIEKRDYVRATTAQKCVRAGGKHNDLDNVGYTARHHTFFEMLGNFSFGDYFKDRAIELAWNLVTKEFGLDRSKLLVTVYSEDDEAYELWRKIAGLSDRRIIRISTSDNFWQMGDTGPCGPCSEIFYDHGDHIWGGPPGSPEADGDRFIEIWNLVFMQYEQFQGGGRVALPKPSIDTGMGLERIAAVLQGVHDNYDIDLFKTLIRASVELTGRPADDAQRASHRVIADHLRATSFLISDGVLPSNEGRGYVLRRIMRRAMRHAHLLGAREPLLWRLVPTLVAEMGRAYPELVRAEALITETLKLEETRFRRTLERGLGLLDEATNGMSTGDMLDGETAFKLYDTYGFPLDLTQDALRQRGIHVNIDGFQDAMARQKAEARANWAGSGEAASAAIWFGLKEKVGPTEFLGYDTETAEAVVAAVVAGGAEVTALTAGQEGAIIVNQTPFYGESGGQVGDTGVILGEGLRFRVTDTQKEGEGLFVHHGVVEAGTIAAGLAVQMVVDHGRRSAIRANHSATHLLHEALREVLGDHVAQKGSMVSADRLRFDFSHPKPISAEEIARVEEIANTIILQNAPVVTRLMAVDDAIESGARALFGEKYGDEVRVVSMGTYEDGNRAGKSYSVELCGGTHVNRTGDIGLVSVVGESAVAAGVRRLEALTARSARRHLVAQDERVRSLAAVLKTSQAEVVARVEAVVDERRKLERELGDAKRKLAMGGGGGASGDGVKTFGEVKFLGRVVSGIAPKDLKGVVDDAKASIGSGVVAIAGVGDDGKAGIVVGVTADVAGRFNAVDLVRIGSELVGGKGGGGRPDMAQAGGPDGAKAAEAIEAISARVEALAGA; this is encoded by the coding sequence ATGAGCGGCGTCAACGATATCCGAGCGACATTCCTCGATTATTTTGCAAAGGCCGGTCATGCGGTCGTTCCGTCGAGCCCTCTGGTGCCGCGCAACGATCCGACGCTCATGTTCGCCAACTCCGGCATGGTTCAGTTCAAGAACTTGTTCACCGGGATCGAGAAGCGTGACTACGTGCGGGCGACAACGGCACAGAAGTGCGTGCGGGCCGGCGGGAAGCATAACGATCTCGACAACGTCGGCTATACGGCCCGTCATCATACGTTCTTCGAGATGCTCGGGAATTTTTCGTTCGGCGATTATTTCAAGGATCGCGCGATCGAACTCGCCTGGAATCTGGTCACCAAGGAGTTCGGGCTCGATCGTAGCAAGCTGCTCGTGACGGTGTATTCCGAGGACGACGAAGCCTATGAGCTCTGGCGCAAGATCGCGGGCCTTTCGGACCGGCGGATCATCAGGATCTCGACCTCCGACAACTTCTGGCAGATGGGCGATACGGGCCCGTGTGGTCCCTGTTCGGAGATCTTCTACGATCACGGCGATCATATCTGGGGCGGTCCTCCCGGTAGCCCCGAGGCCGATGGCGACCGGTTCATCGAAATCTGGAATCTCGTGTTCATGCAGTACGAGCAGTTCCAGGGTGGTGGCCGCGTGGCGCTGCCGAAGCCTTCTATCGATACGGGTATGGGGCTCGAGCGTATTGCTGCCGTGCTTCAGGGCGTTCACGACAATTACGATATCGATCTGTTCAAGACGCTGATCCGTGCCTCGGTCGAACTGACCGGGCGCCCGGCGGATGACGCGCAGCGCGCGAGCCATCGCGTGATCGCCGACCATCTCCGCGCAACGAGCTTCCTGATCTCGGACGGTGTCCTGCCGTCGAACGAGGGCCGTGGCTACGTGCTCAGGCGCATCATGCGTCGGGCCATGCGCCATGCGCACCTTCTCGGCGCGCGGGAGCCGCTGCTGTGGCGTCTCGTGCCGACGCTGGTCGCCGAGATGGGGCGTGCCTATCCGGAGCTCGTTCGCGCCGAAGCGCTGATCACGGAGACGCTGAAGCTCGAGGAGACGCGATTCCGGCGCACGCTGGAGCGCGGCCTCGGTCTGCTCGACGAAGCGACGAACGGAATGAGCACCGGCGACATGCTCGACGGCGAAACGGCCTTCAAGCTCTACGACACCTACGGCTTCCCGCTCGATCTCACGCAGGATGCGCTGCGTCAGCGCGGGATCCACGTCAATATCGACGGTTTCCAGGACGCAATGGCACGCCAAAAGGCCGAGGCGCGCGCCAACTGGGCCGGCTCGGGCGAGGCGGCCTCGGCGGCGATCTGGTTCGGGCTGAAGGAGAAGGTCGGTCCGACCGAGTTCCTGGGCTATGACACCGAGACCGCGGAGGCGGTCGTCGCGGCCGTGGTCGCCGGCGGTGCCGAGGTGACGGCCCTGACGGCCGGGCAGGAAGGCGCGATCATCGTCAACCAGACGCCGTTCTATGGCGAGTCCGGCGGCCAGGTCGGCGACACCGGCGTCATTCTCGGCGAGGGCTTGCGCTTCCGCGTGACCGACACGCAGAAGGAAGGCGAAGGTCTGTTCGTCCATCACGGTGTCGTCGAGGCCGGGACGATCGCGGCGGGACTCGCGGTTCAGATGGTGGTCGACCATGGGCGGCGGTCGGCGATCCGCGCGAACCACTCGGCGACGCATCTGCTTCACGAGGCGCTGCGGGAGGTGCTCGGCGATCACGTGGCGCAGAAGGGCTCGATGGTGTCGGCCGATCGGCTGCGCTTCGACTTCTCGCATCCGAAGCCGATCTCGGCGGAGGAGATTGCCCGGGTCGAGGAGATCGCCAATACGATCATCCTGCAGAACGCGCCGGTCGTGACGCGGCTGATGGCGGTCGATGATGCGATCGAGTCCGGCGCACGCGCGCTGTTCGGGGAAAAGTACGGGGACGAAGTCCGCGTCGTCTCGATGGGCACGTACGAAGACGGCAACCGCGCCGGCAAGTCCTATTCGGTCGAACTCTGCGGCGGTACGCACGTCAACCGGACCGGCGACATCGGCCTCGTCTCGGTTGTCGGGGAGAGCGCTGTGGCGGCCGGCGTCCGCCGGCTCGAGGCGCTGACCGCGCGCTCGGCGCGTCGGCATCTGGTGGCCCAGGACGAGCGGGTGCGCAGCTTGGCGGCGGTTCTGAAGACGTCGCAGGCCGAGGTTGTCGCCCGCGTGGAGGCGGTCGTCGACGAGCGGCGCAAACTCGAGCGCGAGCTCGGCGATGCCAAGCGCAAGCTCGCCATGGGCGGTGGCGGTGGTGCTTCGGGCGACGGCGTGAAGACCTTCGGCGAGGTGAAGTTCCTCGGCCGCGTGGTCAGCGGCATCGCGCCGAAGGATCTGAAGGGCGTCGTCGACGATGCCAAGGCCTCGATCGGGTCGGGCGTCGTCGCGATCGCGGGCGTCGGCGACGACGGCAAGGCTGGCATCGTCGTCGGCGTGACGGCGGACGTCGCCGGCCGGTTCAATGCGGTCGATCTCGTGCGCATCGGCTCTGAGCTCGTCGGCGGCAAGGGCGGCGGTGGCCGCCCGGACATGGCGCAGGCCGGCGGTCCGGACGGTGCCAAGGCGGCGGAGGCGATCGAGGCGATTTCGGCGCGGGTCGAGGCCTTGGCCGGCGCGTGA
- a CDS encoding cyclic nucleotide-gated ion channel, protein MADLGTAGALKRRVYEVLEVGAGGDAVARFVDRTIVALIVFNLTAVVLETVPSLAAGYGRYFVAVEAATVALFAVEYVARVWVADLSPPYRRLPSGAARLRAMVQPALLIDLFAVLPTLLGFLFDVWDVNVFVVFRLLRFLKLARYSPGLRSLWSAVASERRALVASAVVMAGLIVSAASLMHVIEGAVQPDKFGSIPLAMYWAVTTLTTVGYGDFVPVTPLGRILSGIVMLFGFCMFALPVGIVATAFAREVHSRDFVVTWGMVARVPLFAELAAAEIADVMRLLRAQTVEPGTVITSAGEPAHSMYFIAAGTVEVDLPQKKLTLGEGAFFGEIAILKRVRRSADVIALTQCRLLVLDADDLHFLMQKRPVIGHHIRAVAKARIEGEEVTPRGDIAAEELPGRSAAEPVRPPDS, encoded by the coding sequence ATGGCGGACCTCGGAACCGCGGGCGCGCTGAAGCGGCGGGTCTACGAGGTGTTGGAGGTCGGCGCGGGCGGCGATGCGGTCGCGCGCTTCGTCGATCGAACCATCGTGGCGCTGATCGTCTTCAATCTGACGGCGGTCGTGCTGGAGACAGTGCCGAGCCTTGCGGCCGGTTACGGCCGTTACTTCGTCGCTGTCGAGGCGGCAACGGTCGCACTCTTCGCGGTCGAGTATGTCGCCCGCGTCTGGGTCGCCGACCTCAGCCCTCCGTACCGGCGGCTGCCGTCGGGGGCGGCGCGGCTGCGCGCCATGGTTCAGCCGGCGCTGCTGATCGACCTCTTCGCCGTGTTGCCGACGCTGCTCGGCTTCCTGTTCGACGTATGGGACGTGAACGTCTTCGTGGTGTTCCGGCTGCTCCGGTTCCTCAAGCTCGCGCGCTATTCGCCCGGGCTGAGATCGCTCTGGAGCGCCGTGGCCTCGGAGCGGCGGGCGCTGGTGGCGAGCGCGGTCGTCATGGCCGGCTTGATCGTATCGGCCGCCTCGCTGATGCATGTGATCGAGGGCGCGGTCCAGCCCGACAAGTTCGGATCGATCCCGCTCGCGATGTACTGGGCCGTGACGACGCTGACCACGGTCGGCTACGGCGACTTCGTGCCGGTAACGCCGCTCGGCCGGATCCTGTCGGGCATCGTCATGCTGTTCGGCTTCTGCATGTTCGCCCTGCCGGTCGGCATCGTCGCGACCGCGTTCGCGCGCGAGGTGCACAGCCGCGATTTCGTCGTGACCTGGGGCATGGTCGCGCGGGTGCCGCTGTTCGCCGAGCTGGCGGCGGCCGAGATCGCCGACGTGATGCGGCTCTTGCGCGCGCAGACGGTCGAGCCCGGTACGGTGATCACCTCGGCCGGTGAGCCGGCGCATTCGATGTATTTCATTGCCGCCGGTACGGTCGAGGTCGATCTGCCGCAAAAGAAGCTGACGCTCGGCGAAGGGGCGTTCTTCGGCGAGATCGCGATCCTGAAGCGCGTGCGTCGCTCGGCGGACGTGATCGCGCTGACCCAGTGCCGACTGCTGGTGCTCGATGCCGACGATCTGCACTTCCTGATGCAGAAGCGGCCGGTCATCGGCCACCACATCCGCGCGGTCGCCAAGGCGCGGATCGAAGGCGAGGAAGTGACGCCGCGCGGCGACATCGCCGCGGAGGAGTTGCCGGGCCGGAGCGCGGCCGAGCCGGTCAGACCGCCAGATTCATAG
- a CDS encoding TIGR02466 family protein, which yields MSFAQPAVKDMSIVPIFPTPFVVAEIDDAETLNRALEAAIRSRAATQPSVAKSNMGGWQSTDDFETWAGPAGAALTAAIAKVASELTFVMAAGSFERAEIPWRVSAWANVNRRGDRNEVHTHAGAYWSACYYVAVPEQDEDRTPHAGELELVDPRGVLPIMYAPSLRMGIKNCITAGASEYYEPQPGQFVVFPSWIPHAVKPFEGEGERISIAMNLAV from the coding sequence ATGTCTTTCGCCCAGCCCGCCGTCAAGGACATGAGCATCGTGCCGATCTTCCCGACCCCCTTCGTGGTCGCCGAGATCGACGACGCCGAGACCCTCAACAGGGCCCTGGAAGCGGCGATCCGCAGCCGCGCCGCAACACAGCCGAGCGTCGCCAAGAGCAACATGGGCGGCTGGCAGTCGACCGACGATTTCGAGACCTGGGCGGGTCCGGCCGGCGCGGCACTGACCGCCGCGATCGCCAAGGTCGCCTCCGAGCTCACTTTCGTGATGGCCGCCGGCAGCTTCGAGCGCGCCGAGATCCCGTGGCGGGTCAGCGCCTGGGCCAACGTCAATCGCCGCGGCGACCGCAACGAGGTCCATACCCACGCCGGCGCCTACTGGTCGGCCTGCTACTACGTCGCCGTGCCCGAACAGGACGAGGACCGCACACCGCACGCTGGCGAGCTGGAGCTGGTCGATCCGCGCGGCGTGCTGCCGATCATGTATGCGCCGAGCCTGCGCATGGGCATCAAGAACTGCATCACCGCCGGTGCCTCGGAATATTACGAGCCGCAACCGGGCCAGTTCGTCGTGTTCCCGTCCTGGATTCCGCATGCCGTGAAGCCGTTCGAGGGCGAAGGCGAGCGGATCTCGATCGCTATGAATCTGGCGGTCTGA